One genomic region from Rhodospirillaceae bacterium encodes:
- a CDS encoding S41 family peptidase, whose amino-acid sequence MGLAVLPSLSGCLGGQSTVSWLFNDLGNGYQLPQETQEELKRFRTTFGKYVKGSESASSEGLQNFEDAFKRVRVHYVRKVPDAKLIDAAVKGVEELKSEPNSVQPKDLVEAALDSMTASLDPHSGYLNGQEYQEMQSSTRGEFGGLGIQVSIENGVIKVVSPIEDTPAFRAGLKPGDLITHLNGEIIKDRPIMYSVRKMRGEPGSDITLTISREGTAPFDVTITRAIIRVKSVKWRTEGNIGYVRISNFSERVEVGVYDAIKGIRRKIGGTPTGIVLDLRNNPGGLLDQSIVLSDAFLEKGLIVSIKGRNERGKRVFEAESGDLAKGVPMVVLINGGSASASEIVAAALRDHGRAIVMGSRSFGKGSVQTVTPLPVEGALRLTTSLYYAPSGKTIQARGIQPDVAIVPGEEIKRPREADLPGALAGDKTRGKGTKASIKETACPAIGEKKDRGLGCALALLNAGSTARFLASLDAGARM is encoded by the coding sequence ATGGGACTTGCTGTCTTGCCTTCCTTGAGTGGGTGCCTTGGGGGGCAGTCCACAGTTTCGTGGCTTTTCAACGATCTTGGCAATGGCTATCAGTTGCCGCAGGAAACCCAGGAAGAATTGAAGCGGTTTCGTACCACCTTCGGCAAGTATGTTAAGGGTTCTGAAAGCGCCTCCTCCGAAGGATTGCAAAACTTCGAAGACGCCTTTAAGCGTGTCCGGGTTCATTATGTTCGGAAAGTGCCAGATGCGAAGCTGATCGATGCCGCCGTAAAAGGCGTGGAAGAACTAAAATCAGAACCTAATTCCGTCCAACCAAAGGACTTAGTGGAAGCAGCGTTAGATTCTATGACCGCGTCCCTTGACCCCCATTCCGGCTATTTAAATGGCCAGGAATATCAGGAGATGCAATCTTCGACTCGTGGTGAATTTGGCGGCCTTGGTATTCAGGTTTCCATAGAAAACGGGGTGATAAAAGTCGTTTCGCCAATTGAAGACACCCCTGCGTTTCGTGCCGGATTGAAACCAGGCGATCTCATCACCCATTTGAATGGAGAGATCATCAAAGACCGCCCGATCATGTATTCTGTGCGGAAGATGCGGGGTGAGCCGGGGTCCGATATTACCCTAACCATCAGCCGCGAGGGCACGGCTCCCTTCGATGTCACGATCACCCGTGCGATCATTCGTGTTAAATCGGTTAAATGGCGGACGGAAGGAAATATTGGCTATGTCCGGATTAGTAACTTTTCCGAACGGGTCGAAGTCGGCGTATACGATGCGATAAAAGGTATTCGTCGGAAGATAGGAGGAACTCCTACCGGCATTGTGCTCGATCTTCGCAATAATCCTGGTGGATTGTTGGACCAATCGATCGTTCTTTCCGACGCATTTTTGGAGAAAGGGCTGATCGTATCCATTAAGGGGCGCAATGAACGTGGCAAGCGCGTTTTTGAAGCCGAAAGTGGCGATTTAGCCAAGGGCGTACCTATGGTGGTCCTGATCAATGGTGGCTCCGCATCGGCCTCGGAAATTGTTGCGGCGGCCCTTCGTGACCATGGCCGTGCCATTGTCATGGGCAGTCGATCATTTGGCAAAGGCTCGGTGCAGACGGTGACGCCGTTACCGGTTGAAGGTGCGCTTCGCCTGACCACGTCGCTGTATTATGCCCCGTCGGGCAAAACCATTCAGGCCCGAGGCATTCAGCCGGATGTGGCCATCGTGCCGGGCGAAGAGATCAAACGCCCACGCGAGGCTGATCTCCCCGGAGCCCTCGCCGGTGATAAGACACGCGGTAAGGGTACCAAAGCAAGCATCAAGGAAACTGCGTGTCCTGCGATTGGTGAGAAGAAAGATAGAGGCTTAGGCTGTGCCCTGGCGCTTCTGAATGCCGGTTCTACGGCTAGGTTCTTGGCTTCCTTGGATGCGGGAGCACGGATGTAG
- a CDS encoding exopolyphosphatase — protein sequence MSDNKFRLITRSDFDGLVCAVLLKELDMVDEIKFVHPKDMQDGTILVSDRDISTNLPYVKGVHLAFDHHLSETVRLDQKPENHIIDSDAPSAARVVYDYYGGKKAFANISDEMMVAVDKSDSAQFNEDEILNPTGWVLLNFIMDARTGLGRYRDFRVSNYQLMMELIDYCRDHTTEEILELPDVKERTDLYNEHQDKAKGQIKKCSTIYENLAVLDLREEEIIYAGNRFLIYALFPDINISMHAIWGLNRLNTVFAVGKSILNRSSNTNIGDLMLQYGGGGHLNAGTCQVDNDESERVEQELIDAIISDG from the coding sequence ATGAGCGATAATAAATTTCGTCTGATAACACGTAGCGATTTTGACGGGCTGGTGTGTGCCGTTCTGTTAAAAGAATTGGACATGGTCGACGAAATTAAATTCGTTCATCCGAAAGATATGCAAGATGGTACGATCTTAGTGTCAGACCGCGATATCTCGACAAACCTTCCTTATGTAAAAGGTGTTCATCTGGCCTTTGATCATCACCTGAGCGAAACCGTTCGCCTGGACCAAAAGCCCGAAAATCACATTATTGATTCCGACGCCCCCTCAGCCGCACGCGTGGTCTATGATTACTATGGCGGCAAAAAGGCATTTGCCAACATCTCTGATGAGATGATGGTAGCAGTTGATAAAAGTGATTCTGCGCAGTTCAACGAAGACGAAATTCTCAATCCGACAGGTTGGGTGTTGCTAAACTTCATCATGGACGCCCGTACGGGATTGGGGCGCTATCGCGACTTTAGGGTCTCCAATTATCAATTGATGATGGAATTGATTGACTATTGCCGGGATCATACGACCGAAGAAATTCTTGAACTCCCTGACGTCAAAGAACGGACTGACCTCTATAATGAGCATCAAGATAAGGCTAAAGGGCAAATTAAGAAGTGCTCGACCATTTATGAGAACCTCGCCGTGCTGGACCTGCGTGAGGAAGAGATCATTTACGCCGGCAATCGGTTTTTGATCTACGCCCTATTCCCGGATATCAACATTTCGATGCACGCGATTTGGGGATTGAACCGCCTGAACACCGTCTTTGCCGTTGGTAAATCGATCCTAAACCGGAGTTCAAACACCAACATTGGCGACTTGATGTTACAATACGGTGGTGGGGGCCATTTGAATGCAGGTACCTGCCAAGTGGATAACGACGAATCCGAACGTGTTGAACAAGAACTCATCGACGCCATTATCTCTGACGGATAA
- a CDS encoding heme A synthase, protein MASWLFVVCAMVFGMVVLGGLTRLTHSGLSMVDWHPVTRWLPPMNQAEWQELFAKYQKFPQYKELNIGMTVEEFKDIFWLEFIHRLWGRVLGVVFGVPLVIFLVQGWVKGSLKWKLALAFILGGLQGVLGWYMVKSGLIDRPDVSQYRLAAHLGAALVIYGYLWWLILELLVAVDPSKDVDRKRPMLRGSICLLGLVALTIVSGAFVAGLDAGFAYNTFPLMGGQLIPDGLFELMPIYLNFFENITTVQFDHRVLAILALGLSGAVWEIGRRRGISGRLAVASHLVLGTASLQVVLGVSTLLLMVPVSLASLHQANAFVLFGAIVWLVFEIQRR, encoded by the coding sequence ATGGCGTCCTGGCTGTTTGTGGTGTGCGCGATGGTCTTCGGCATGGTGGTGCTGGGAGGGCTAACACGGTTGACCCATTCGGGTTTGTCTATGGTCGATTGGCATCCTGTTACGCGTTGGTTGCCACCAATGAACCAGGCCGAATGGCAGGAACTCTTCGCTAAATATCAAAAATTTCCTCAGTACAAAGAATTAAACATCGGCATGACGGTCGAAGAGTTTAAAGATATCTTCTGGCTGGAATTTATTCATCGCCTGTGGGGGCGTGTGCTCGGCGTCGTGTTCGGTGTTCCCCTGGTGATTTTTTTGGTGCAAGGTTGGGTCAAAGGGTCGCTCAAGTGGAAACTGGCACTTGCTTTTATTTTGGGCGGGCTTCAAGGCGTTTTGGGCTGGTACATGGTCAAGAGCGGTCTCATCGATCGGCCAGATGTCAGTCAGTATCGTCTTGCAGCCCATTTGGGGGCAGCGCTCGTCATTTATGGATACCTGTGGTGGCTTATTTTGGAATTGCTTGTAGCTGTTGATCCGAGCAAGGATGTTGATCGAAAACGACCCATGTTACGGGGGAGCATTTGCCTCCTGGGCCTAGTCGCCCTGACCATTGTATCGGGTGCTTTCGTGGCGGGTTTAGATGCAGGTTTTGCCTATAACACATTTCCATTGATGGGGGGGCAGCTGATCCCAGATGGACTATTTGAACTGATGCCAATCTATCTGAATTTTTTTGAGAATATTACGACGGTGCAGTTTGATCACCGAGTCTTGGCGATTTTAGCATTGGGGCTCTCAGGTGCTGTCTGGGAGATTGGTCGCCGGCGCGGGATTTCAGGCCGATTGGCGGTCGCATCCCATTTGGTATTGGGCACGGCTTCTCTGCAAGTTGTGCTGGGGGTATCAACACTTCTATTAATGGTCCCTGTCAGTTTAGCATCTTTGCATCAGGCCAATGCTTTTGTATTATTTGGAGCGATTGTTTGGTTGGTTTTTGAAATTCAGAGGCGTTAA